From the genome of bacterium:
GCGGCCGAGCTCCATGAAAATGGCGTGATGGCTGGTATGGAGCGCCGTAAAGCTCCAGGGAAAGAGGGCGAGACGGCTGTAGCTGTGATAGTTGATGACCGCGGCGAAATGGTGGGCCGCAGTGAAATCGCGCAGGGCGGCCGTCTCGGGCTCGGAGAAGGGGCCGGTGCCGCGATAGGTTTCCGAGGTGGGCGTCGGGCTGGAACCGTAATTGTCCCAGCCCCAGTTATAACCGAAATTGCGGTTGAGATCGACGCCGACGCTGCCATCCGCGTTGATGCGGCAGTTTTTGCGCCACCAGATATCGCCCTCCTCGACGCGGACATGGCCATCGGGATTGATCATGGGCACGAGCCAGATCTGGCGTTCATCGACCAGGCGCGTCAGCAGGGTGTCCTGGCCGTATTGGGTGGTGATATAATGGATCAGGTCAAGGAGTATCTCTGGGGTGATGATTTCGCGGGCATGGATGGCCGCCGTGAGGAGCACCTCCGCCTCGTCCGCCTCTTCGAGCCCGGGGTGGTCGGAGATCTTGACCGCCCAGAGTTCGCGGCCCTCGACCGACCGGCCGATCGAGGTGAGGCGCAAGATGGCGGGATAGCTCTCGGCGAGCGCAGCCAGTTCCTCGCCGAGTTCCTGGTAAGTATGGTATGCGCCCATATCCCCGCTGAGGGCCGCGGTGGTCTTGGCGAGGCTGGCGGCTGAGGTCAGGGGGGTGATCGAAAAGCCCTGCCGCTGCAGAGCCCGCTCCTCGTCCGACGAGAGGACCGCATCGGCGTGATCGCTGATGCACCGCGAGGCGAGGTCGAGATTCATACTGAGAAGGGCCTGGGCCTGCTCCGGGCGGTCGATGCGGATGCGCACCAGGCGGCGCTCGCTGCCTGCAACGGCGGGGCTGCAAAGCAGCAGCAGAAGGATGATTTTTTTCATGGCATAAAGTAAGGCGCCGCAGGCTGCGATGCAATGAAAAAAACAGATGCGGATGCCTCCTGGCCTGAACAAATCCGCAGCCGGGTGGGCACCAGAGGAGCAACCGGGTGGGCACCAGAGCGCCGGGCTGCACTCTCGCGCCCACTTCGTCCTGCCGCGCTACCCTGCAATCAATCCCTGATCCGCGAAGCTGAAGTAGGAATCCCGGCCGATGATCAGATGATCGAGTACGGTCAGATCAAAGGGCCGACAGGCCAGAATGATTTTCTCCGTCACTTTTTTATCCTCTGAAGAGGGATGGGGATCGCCGCTGGGATGGTTGTGGACGAGGATAACCGCCGCCGCGGCATCCTGCAGAGCCGCGGCGATGATCTCGCGCGGCGAGACTACACTCTCGGTGAGCGAACCCTCAAACAGAATCCGGTCGGTGATGATGTCATGCCGGGTGGTGAGGAAGAGGACCTGGAAGACCTCACGGGAGAGGTCGCGGAGACGCAGATGGAGATAGCGGTAGACCTCTTCGGAATTCTGAACCCGCACCTCCTGCCGGTTCCAGCGCTGCTGGCTGAAGCGTTTGGCCAGTTCAAGAGCGGCCTTGATCTGGCAGGCTTTGGCGTCGCCCATCCCCTTGACCTCTCGCAGGGCAGCGACTGGAGCGGCGTCGAGTCCTCGGAGGCCGTTGAATCGGCTGATCAACTGGCGCGCCAGATCGACGGCAGTAGTCCGGCCGGCGCCGACCCGGAGGATGATCGCCAGCAGCTCCGCCTCGGAGAGGGCATCCGGGCCGCAATGCAGCAACCGCTCGCGCGGACGCTCCTCTTCCGGCCAGTCGGTGATACGGTTGGGATAATCGGACATGGGCTTTTCCCCAAGCAACGAGGCCTCTATTCGATGATACGGAATTTGCGAGGGCCGTGCAAGTGAAAAGCGCCGAGTGGCGATATTGGCCGGTTTGCCGGATGGATGCGCGAGCGGAATCGGGTTGGTGCACGAGTGGGACTAGGGCTGCCGGGTGGGAGCGAGAGTGGCGGGCGCGAGAGCGGCCGCACCGGCTCAGGCCTCCGCCGTCCGGCTGAACCGCATCCGCTCGAAATACTCGAGGCTCTGCGGGGCATAGTAGCGGTCGGTCCAGTGATCGTTCGGTGCGAGCACCAGCCGGCCGGCGGGACCGCGGCCGCCCGTGGCTTTGGTGTTGTAGCGGAAACGGTAATGGTCATAGAGCCGCATCATCTCGGTCACATAGATGTCGGCCACAGCCGTCTCGCGGCTGACAATCAGCAGGTTCTCATCGTTGCTCGCCGAGGCGCTGCGCGAGAAATTGTTCGATCCGGTGATGATCGTCGGCTCCTCCGAGCTGAAATCGGTGATGATGGTCTTGAGATGGATGAGGATGTTTCCCTCCTGACCGGCGATCGATTCCCGGAGAAATCCCTCCAGTCCCTTGTTCAGGAAAGCCGGCGTGACGAAACGGGCGTGACGGTGCGTGCCGGTGATCCGCGATTTGCTGTTCTGCAGCCCGTAGCGGATGACGTGGCTCTCCTCCTCGCCCAGCAAGGCCTCCTCGATGCCATCCAGCAGGTTGAAGGCGGTGCAAAAGACCAGATCGCGCTGCGCTCGCTGGATGATTTCGATCACCTCGGCGAGATCGGTCAGGTGGGAACGCGGGCTGAAGAGCACCTGCGGGCTGAGGCCACCGACGGCGGGATTGACGCGGTTGATATACGTGCGGGTATCGCCGGGGGGTGTGCCGGCGAAGAGCTTGTCGAAGAGTTCGAGATAGCGGCCGGCGATGGTGGCATCCTCCATGATGTGGAGGACGTTGGCCTGGCGGTAGACGGCATTAGCGGTGAAGTTGGTTGAGCCGGTGAGGACCGCTTGGGGGGCGCAGCTGCCGTCGCCCTGGATGCGGCTGAGGACGCAGAACTTGTGATGGAAGATGGCGGAGGTGAGTCGGCTGGCCTTGACATAGCCGGGCAGGGGCTCGAGTGTCTGCTCGTTGAGCGTGGTCTGGGGATCCGCTGTGCGGGCGTGGTAGACGATGCGGACCCGGGCGCCGCGTGCCAGCGCCTGCGCCAGGGCGGCGGTGACCTCCGGCAGCTCGACCTCGTAGACGGCGACATCGAGCGCCCACGAGGCATCGAGGGCCTGATCAAAAAAGGCGAGGAGACGCTCGTGCAGGCCGCGGGAGAGCCACTTGCGCGCGGCCTCCTGGCCGGGATCATCCGGATTGACATTGCCGAAGCGGCGGGCGTAGGCCTGGCTGGCGGCTGCAGCGCGGTTGAAGATGATCTGGTGCGTCCCCTGTTGCAGCGATTCGGTCGTCAGGCTCACTTCGGGCCCTTCGATGTAGCGGAGCTTGCCCGGCCGGCCGTAGACGCCGTAAACCTGATAGCGGTAAGGCGTGGCCGGATAGACCGCATAATCGGACCAGCGGTATTTCTGGATGGGACCGAGGTTGCTGTCGACCGGCGTGTTGAGGTCGGCGGTTTCACCGGGGAAGCGCAGCAGCCCCTGGAGCCAGCGCACGCGGCCGCTTGCCGGCCCCTCGCGTTCGATGGCGAAGCCGAGGAGGCCCTTGCGGCGGGCGCTCGAGGTGTTCATGGCCAGCAGGACGCCGGTGGTGCCGGCATAGGCCTGCAGCGTCAAACCGTTCTTCTTGGCGCGGGCGCGCATTGCAGCCTCCCTTCCTCATCTCCCATGGTGCCGTGTTCCAGCCGGCTGTCCGGACTGGCCTCGGGCCCGGTGCGCTCAGCTCTTCGGCGCTTCGGGCATCGCCTTGCTGGTTTCGCTAAAGATCCGCGCCACGGTTGCGACGGTGCCGGCGACGTCGGTGAGGTTGGCCGGCAGGATCATGGTGTTGCTCTTGACCGCCAGTTTGCCGAATTCGTTGAGGTATTGTTCGGCGATGCGCAGGTTGACAGCGTCACTGCCGCCGGGCGCGGTGATGGCTGCCGCGATCTCGCGGATCCCGCGGGCGGTGGCCAGGGCGACGCGCTCGATCTCGGCGGCGCGGCCCTCGGCTTCATTGATCCGCTTCATTTTCTCGCCCTCGGAGCGGGCGATCGCTTCCTGCTTGTCACCCTCGGCGCGGTTGATCTTGGCCTGCTTATCGCCCTCCGACTCGGCGATCAGGGCGCGCTTCTCGCGCTCGGCACGCATCTGCTTCTCCATCGCATCTTTGATGCTCGGCGGCGGGACGATGTTCTTGATCTCATAGCGCGTCACCTTGAGGCCCCAGGGCAGCGAGGCCTTGTCAACGGCCGAGACGATCTCCGCGTTGATCTTTTCTCGCTCCTCGAAGGTCTTGTCGAGGTCGATCTTGCCGATCTCCGAGCGCATCGTCGTCTGCGCCAGCTGGATCGAGGCGAAGATGTAATCATTGACGCCGTAGGAGGCCTTGACCGGATCGATGATCAGATAATAGAGGATGCCGTCAACGTCGACCTGGATGTTGTCCTTGGTGATGCAGGACTGCTCAGGCACGTCGATGGCGTTCTCCTTGAGGGAGTGGATGTAGCGGATGCGGTCGATGAAGGGGATGAGGATATGGAATCCGGCCTCGAGGGTGCCACTGTATTTCCCAAGCCGCTCGACGATATAGACGGTTTTTTGCGGAACGACCTTGGCGGACCGGGTCAGGATGATGATCGCGAGGATGATGATGCCGATGAGGATCAGGGTTTCGGGTTGCAGCATGGACTGCTCCTTTCAGCGAGGATACGATGGACCTGCATGGCGTCCGGAGATCCGGACGCCCTTACTTTTTTTGAGCCTGGACCACCAGGGTCAGATTGTCGCGCTTGAGGATGATGACTTTTTCGCCCGGGGCGAGGTGCTGGTCGGACTCGGCGTTCCAGAGGGTGCCGTGGAATTCCACCTTGCCCCCCGGCTGACCCGGTTCGATCGTCTGCGCCACTTCGGCGCCTTGGCCGATGAAATCGTCCAGCGATTCATACGGGCCGAGTTTGCCCGATTTTTTGCCCTCAAAAATCGCCTTGCCCTTTTTACGGAAGAGAACGAGCGAGGCCACCGAGGCGAGGAGAAAGACGATCAGCTGGGCATTGAAGGAGCGGATCAATCCGATCTCCAGCAGGAGGCAAGTCACCCAGGCCCCGACGCCGAAAAAGATGACGATGAAGCCGGGCAGGGCCAGCTCGGTGAGGATGAGAAAAAAGCCGATTAGAAACCACGCCACAACGGCGCTGTCGATCCCGTACATGGTGCTCTCCTTATCGATCCATACCTGGTCAATTCCGACTTCTGGTTCCCACCTGACGCCCCGGCCGCTATCCTCTGGCTCCCACCTGACACCGCATCCGCAGGCTCCAATTCCACCATCTTCACGCCGAGGCTGCAATCCTATTTCATGGGGCTTTCAAGATATTTTCTTGCATCTGTTCAAAAAAGTATGTAAAATAAAAGCTGATAAAAATGCAAAAGGGAGTCTCTATGGCTGCAATTTCCGAGTTCCGCAATGGCATGGCTATCCGGTTCAACAACGATATCTGGATTATCACCGAGTTTCAGCATGTCACCCCGGGTAACTGGCGGGCGATGGTCCGCACCAAGCTCAAGAACGCCAAGACCGGGCGGGTGATCGACAACACCTTCCGTATGACTGACAACATTGAGGCGGTGCGCCTCGACGAGAAGGAGATGCAGTATCTCTACGAATCCGACGGCAATCTCTATTTCATGGATACCGAGACCTACGATCAGACCTTCATTCCCACCGAGATGCTCGGCGACCAGACCCGTTTTCTCAAGGAGGGCGGGATGTGCTTCATCCGCTTCCTCGAGGGTGTGGCGCTGACGGCGGAGCTTCCAAATTTCATCGATTTCAATGTCATCGAAGCCGAACCCGGTGTGCGCGGTGATTCGGCCTCGAATGTCACCAAGTATTGTACGATCGAAACGGGCGCCAAGATCCTCGTCCCGCTCTTCATCAAGGAGGGCGATGTGATCAAGATCGATACCCGCACCGGCAAGTACCTCGAGAGGGTTGCGCGCGGCTGATCCCTGCCTTGTACCCCGATCGTATACCCTCGCTCCCACCCGGCCGGCTGCCGACGCACCGGCCCCTGAATCTCGCTCCCACCCGGCCGGCTGCATCTGCGGCACGGTCACCCGCCTGTGGCACCGGCGCTCAGCTGCAGTTCTCTGCCCAACTCCCGATTCACACCTAACCGCCAAATTCTCGCTATCATCGGCCTCTATCTGTCCTCCCGGACCATCAGATAATGGTCGATCTTCGCCTCCTGGAACATCTCACCCTTCGGCTCAAAGCCGTGCATCCGGTAAAATTCGACAAGATGGGCCTGGGCATGCATCTTGAACTTGTGAAATCCCTTTTCCCGGGCGATTTTTAGCATATATTCGACCAATTCATGCCCCAATCCGCGGCCGCGCCAACCCTTGCGCACCGCGATTCGTTCCAGTTTGGCGTATTCGCCAAGAAAGCGCATCCGCGCAGCGGCCATCGGTTCACCCTCCATTTCGCCGAGGATGTGCAGGGCGCTATACTCCAAGTCATCCACTTCGTCAGCATAGGCGACCTGCTGCTCCTCGAGGAAAACGATGGCGCGCACCATCAGGGCTTTCGAAAAATCGTCAAGAGTGGTGCAAAGGTGGAAAACCGGATGTTCGACAGTCATTTTTCGGCTTCCTTTCTTCCTGGTCCACGTTGGGCATCCGGCCGCCTGATCGGGTGCTTGCCCGGGCGCCTCGCCGGGTGGGAGCCAGAGCGCGGGGCGGGTCTGCGCGGGCGCGCCGGCTTGCCGCTGCCATCTTGGGGGTGGGCGCCAGAGCGCGGGGCGGGTCTGCGCGGGCGTACTGGTTTGCCGCTGCCATTTTGGGGGTGGGAGCGAGACCGGTGGGCCGGCCGGCCGGCGTTTTCCGGACGCGGCAGTGCAGCCTGCTGCGGCGGCGCGGCAGGGCGCGGCGTAAAAAGCACGCAGGTCTCGAGATTGGCCGTGCCGGGAAAGAGATCCAGTGGCACCACCCGATCGATCCGGTAGCCTGCGCTCAGCCAAGAGGGCACCTCGCGCGGCAGTTGCTCGATGCCGCAAAAAATGTGGACCACCGCGGCGGGACGGCGCGCAGCGAGCGTTTCGATCACCCCCTTCTCCGTCCCCTGGCGCGGCGGATCGAGGACAACATACTCCTTCCGCTCGGGGGCTTCCGGCAAGAGCCGCCGCAAAGTCCGTCCGTCTATAGCCGTTGTGGTGAAAACAACATTCGCCCCGGGGAGTAAATGCCGCAGATTCTCCTCCGCTGCCCGAATGCCCCCCGGTGCGGCATCGAAACCAGCCACGCCGTGGTATCCCGCCACGAGGCTCAATCCGAAGAGACCATACCCGCAGTAGAGGTCGAGCAGTATCCCCTCGGGATCCTGCGGCAGCAGGCCGCGCACCGTCCGGACCAAATCCGGCACGATGGCGAGGTTGACCTGTGAGAAACCGGTAGGGGCATAATGAAATCGCCGGCTCTCGACCTCGACGCTGAGCGTCTCCGGACCGAAGAGTTTTTTAAAATGGAGCGGGGCGTCAGGCCGGCGGCTCTCGAAATAATAGTCGGAACGCGAGGGATCGAGAAACATAAAAGCCGAAAGGATGGGGATGGGACTGGCCTGGAGGTGTTCGGCGAGGAGTTTCCCCTTGCGGATCACCTCGGCGTCGAACTGATCCACGTTGAAAATGACGCTGTGCTGCTCATAGGTGCCGCGGATGATGATAAAGTTGACGTGCCGGGCGAACTCGCGGTAGGCCGGCTTTTCGAGATAGCCGAGGAGCAGGGTATAGATTTGCCGGTGCGCCTCGGGTTCAAGCAGCACCAGGTGCGCCTGCTCGGGAAGGGCCTCGAGTTCGATGTGGTCCAGTTCGGCGGTCACCCGGCCTTCGCGAATCTCGATGCGCCGCTTGCTGGTGGTGCGGTAATGGCGTGGCAGCGGCGAGGGGACGATCCGCTCCGGTTTGCCGGGGAGGCGATGCTGCTCCCAGAACTGCTCGAAAGCGCCCTGCTTGACCTCCAGCTCGGTCGCATAGTCGAGCGGCAGGAGGGAGGTGGCCTTGTGGCGGCGGAGGTGCTGCGCCAAGCTGCGGTTGAAATCGAAGCGGCCGGAAACCGGCAGTGCAGGTATCTCGGTGCGAAGGGGCACGGTTTTTCCTTTGGTTAACGGACCCTATTTCAACAGGGTGACCTTGAGCATCTGCGCCCTGGCGCCGCTGCGCAGCCGGACCAGATAGAGGCCGCTGGCTGCGCTGCGGCTGTCCCAGACCTGCTCGAAATGGCCGGCCGGGCGCATTCCGCGGTACAGCGTCTCAACCACCTCGCCGCGCAGGTTGAGGAGATCGAGGTGGACCTCCGCGGCCTGGCTCAAATCATAGCTGATGACCGTCCGGCTGTTGAAGGGGTTCGGGTAAGCAGCGGTGAGGCGGAAGCTCCCGGGGCGGGCAGCCTCCTCCTGCGGCTGTTTGACGGCGCTGACCGTGCCGCCCGTGATGCTGTAGGACAAATAGCGCAGGATCAGCTCGCCGGCGACCTTCTTTTTGGTGACGCGGTCCATATGATAGAGCCCCATCGTCTGCCAGCTGTCGTTGCCTTGGGTGTGGGAGTACCAGTCGAAGGCGCACCACCAGGTGGCGGCCATGAGCATGCCGCTGTCGCGGACGGTGCCGGTGCGGGTCACAGCGCTGCGCGCCTCGAGTTCGGTGAAGGTGTCCTTGAAAACCTTGACCTGCGTCGCTTCCGAACTGCCGTCGGGGGTGGACCAGTAGCCGTATTCGGTGCAGAGGGCGGGTTTGTCCGGCCAGGCAGTGGCGACCTTGGTGAGGAAACTGGCGGTGCCGGAGCCGTAGGCACCGCCATGGAAGATGCCGAAGTACATGGTCCAGCCCATCACATCACAGGCGCCTTGGGAAGCGTCGTTAGCCCCGGGCCGGTCGGCGGCGGCGGACTGGGTGACGAAGCGGCCATCGGGGTAGAGACTGTCAAGCTCGGCATTGACGCGCTCGATGAAGATCTTGCGGTGGTCGACGTCAAGGCATTCGTTGCAGGTGCTCCAGAGATAGATGCTCGGCCGGTTGTAATCGCGGAAGACCATCTCGCGCCACATCTGCTCATGGATGTGGCGCACGTTGTTCTGGATATCCCAGGCCTCCTGATCGTCAAACCACCAGACCGGGATCTCCTCCTCAATGGCCAGACCGAGGCGGTCGGCGAAGAGATAGGTCGCGGGATGATTGGGATAATGCGCCGTGCGCACGAACTGGACGGCCAGGCTCTTTTTGAGGAGCTGCATGTCGGAGAAGATCTTGGCTACCGGAATGCTGCGGCCGTAATCGGGGCTGTCCTCGTGCCGCGCCACGCCGGTATAAAAGATCGGCTTGCCGTTGACCAGCACCTTGTTGCCGCTGGTGGCCAGGGTGCGGAGCCCGAACTGGGAGTGGAAGCGGTCGATAATTTTGCCGTCCCGGCGCAGAGTGACGCGGAGGATGTAGATATTCGGGTTTTTGGGCGTCCAAAGGGCGGGATCGGCAATCTGCAGGCTCGTCTGCCAGACCCGGCAGTTATAAACCGGAATTTCGAGCGTCGTCTCGGCCGTGCCGGAGAAGGCGGCGGGCTCGCCGATAAGGTCCGCGGCCTGCTCGCTTGCCTGGTTGGCGGCCGTGACGTTGGCCTTGAAGATCTCGAGGGTGGCGGTAGCGCTCTGGGCGTTCTCGCTCTGGTTGCCGATCACCGTGCGGATCAGCAACTCGCCGGTTGTCGATTGCGGTACGGCCTGGCAGCGGACAATGCTGACCGGGTCGGTGGCCTCGAGGTAGAGGTCATGAATGACCCCGGTGTAATTGAACCAGTCGACCTTGACGAAGGGGACGATATCCTTGCGGGAGCCCCAAGCCGGGTTGTCGATGCGCAAGGCGATGGTGTTGTCGGTGCCATAATTGAGGACGGCCGAGACATCGAAGGCGAAGGGCGTATAACCGCCCTCGTGGTAGCCGATGTATTCACCGTTGATCCAGACGTCGGCGACGTAATTGACAGCGTAGAAGATCAGCTTGATGTAGCGGCCGCGGAGGCTGTCGGGAACTGAGAAAGTGCGGCGGTACCATACCCCGTCCTCGTAGAATTCGGGCTGCACCTCATAGGCATTCATCCGGTTCTCGACAGCCGGGAGGGTGATGACCGGCCAGGCGCTGTCGTTATAATCGCGGCCTTCGCGCCCCATGGACTCGCTGAGGATGCCGGGCATTGCGGCAGCGCGGTTGCTCAGGGTCAGGGCGTCGTTGGCGGCAAAGCGTTTCTTGCGCCAGGTGCCGGCAAGGGAGATTGTGGGGCGCTGCTGTTTTTCAAAGGCCGGCATGGGCATGTTGTTTTGATAGGGGACCGTGACCCCGTCCA
Proteins encoded in this window:
- a CDS encoding glycoside hydrolase family 2 TIM barrel-domain containing protein; translation: MKPMTLLTSLFLLAAVACQSQTATLEPTLELRTVDGVTVPYQNNMPMPAFEKQQRPTISLAGTWRKKRFAANDALTLSNRAAAMPGILSESMGREGRDYNDSAWPVITLPAVENRMNAYEVQPEFYEDGVWYRRTFSVPDSLRGRYIKLIFYAVNYVADVWINGEYIGYHEGGYTPFAFDVSAVLNYGTDNTIALRIDNPAWGSRKDIVPFVKVDWFNYTGVIHDLYLEATDPVSIVRCQAVPQSTTGELLIRTVIGNQSENAQSATATLEIFKANVTAANQASEQAADLIGEPAAFSGTAETTLEIPVYNCRVWQTSLQIADPALWTPKNPNIYILRVTLRRDGKIIDRFHSQFGLRTLATSGNKVLVNGKPIFYTGVARHEDSPDYGRSIPVAKIFSDMQLLKKSLAVQFVRTAHYPNHPATYLFADRLGLAIEEEIPVWWFDDQEAWDIQNNVRHIHEQMWREMVFRDYNRPSIYLWSTCNECLDVDHRKIFIERVNAELDSLYPDGRFVTQSAAADRPGANDASQGACDVMGWTMYFGIFHGGAYGSGTASFLTKVATAWPDKPALCTEYGYWSTPDGSSEATQVKVFKDTFTELEARSAVTRTGTVRDSGMLMAATWWCAFDWYSHTQGNDSWQTMGLYHMDRVTKKKVAGELILRYLSYSITGGTVSAVKQPQEEAARPGSFRLTAAYPNPFNSRTVISYDLSQAAEVHLDLLNLRGEVVETLYRGMRPAGHFEQVWDSRSAASGLYLVRLRSGARAQMLKVTLLK
- a CDS encoding stomatin-like protein, with the translated sequence MLQPETLILIGIIILAIIILTRSAKVVPQKTVYIVERLGKYSGTLEAGFHILIPFIDRIRYIHSLKENAIDVPEQSCITKDNIQVDVDGILYYLIIDPVKASYGVNDYIFASIQLAQTTMRSEIGKIDLDKTFEEREKINAEIVSAVDKASLPWGLKVTRYEIKNIVPPPSIKDAMEKQMRAEREKRALIAESEGDKQAKINRAEGDKQEAIARSEGEKMKRINEAEGRAAEIERVALATARGIREIAAAITAPGGSDAVNLRIAEQYLNEFGKLAVKSNTMILPANLTDVAGTVATVARIFSETSKAMPEAPKS
- a CDS encoding phospholipase D-like domain-containing protein gives rise to the protein MRARAKKNGLTLQAYAGTTGVLLAMNTSSARRKGLLGFAIEREGPASGRVRWLQGLLRFPGETADLNTPVDSNLGPIQKYRWSDYAVYPATPYRYQVYGVYGRPGKLRYIEGPEVSLTTESLQQGTHQIIFNRAAAASQAYARRFGNVNPDDPGQEAARKWLSRGLHERLLAFFDQALDASWALDVAVYEVELPEVTAALAQALARGARVRIVYHARTADPQTTLNEQTLEPLPGYVKASRLTSAIFHHKFCVLSRIQGDGSCAPQAVLTGSTNFTANAVYRQANVLHIMEDATIAGRYLELFDKLFAGTPPGDTRTYINRVNPAVGGLSPQVLFSPRSHLTDLAEVIEIIQRAQRDLVFCTAFNLLDGIEEALLGEEESHVIRYGLQNSKSRITGTHRHARFVTPAFLNKGLEGFLRESIAGQEGNILIHLKTIITDFSSEEPTIITGSNNFSRSASASNDENLLIVSRETAVADIYVTEMMRLYDHYRFRYNTKATGGRGPAGRLVLAPNDHWTDRYYAPQSLEYFERMRFSRTAEA
- a CDS encoding GNAT family N-acetyltransferase; its protein translation is MTVEHPVFHLCTTLDDFSKALMVRAIVFLEEQQVAYADEVDDLEYSALHILGEMEGEPMAAARMRFLGEYAKLERIAVRKGWRGRGLGHELVEYMLKIAREKGFHKFKMHAQAHLVEFYRMHGFEPKGEMFQEAKIDHYLMVREDR
- a CDS encoding M14 family zinc carboxypeptidase; the encoded protein is MKKIILLLLLCSPAVAGSERRLVRIRIDRPEQAQALLSMNLDLASRCISDHADAVLSSDEERALQRQGFSITPLTSAASLAKTTAALSGDMGAYHTYQELGEELAALAESYPAILRLTSIGRSVEGRELWAVKISDHPGLEEADEAEVLLTAAIHAREIITPEILLDLIHYITTQYGQDTLLTRLVDERQIWLVPMINPDGHVRVEEGDIWWRKNCRINADGSVGVDLNRNFGYNWGWDNYGSSPTPTSETYRGTGPFSEPETAALRDFTAAHHFAAVINYHSYSRLALFPWSFTALHTSHHAIFMELGRNLTRVSGYEYGDLAMGVLYSTNGDADDYFYGSSLGNPQPTFSLTIEVGTEFHPPESEMVQLIAENRPASLYICYIADRLRLDPWRILPDSVRTTVAPRIPPLTGAPSTGLPAGFSLAQNWPNPFNATTTLSYTLAREARVHLALFDTRGRLVRLLMADRQTAGEHRIRIEASDLPSGFYFCRMEAGAVAGTTGAAAGNDELASDAESWPAIPGTAGHAVIRLLLLR
- a CDS encoding NfeD family protein — its product is MYGIDSAVVAWFLIGFFLILTELALPGFIVIFFGVGAWVTCLLLEIGLIRSFNAQLIVFLLASVASLVLFRKKGKAIFEGKKSGKLGPYESLDDFIGQGAEVAQTIEPGQPGGKVEFHGTLWNAESDQHLAPGEKVIILKRDNLTLVVQAQKK
- the radC gene encoding DNA repair protein RadC — encoded protein: MSDYPNRITDWPEEERPRERLLHCGPDALSEAELLAIILRVGAGRTTAVDLARQLISRFNGLRGLDAAPVAALREVKGMGDAKACQIKAALELAKRFSQQRWNRQEVRVQNSEEVYRYLHLRLRDLSREVFQVLFLTTRHDIITDRILFEGSLTESVVSPREIIAAALQDAAAAVILVHNHPSGDPHPSSEDKKVTEKIILACRPFDLTVLDHLIIGRDSYFSFADQGLIAG
- a CDS encoding class I SAM-dependent RNA methyltransferase, encoding MPLRTEIPALPVSGRFDFNRSLAQHLRRHKATSLLPLDYATELEVKQGAFEQFWEQHRLPGKPERIVPSPLPRHYRTTSKRRIEIREGRVTAELDHIELEALPEQAHLVLLEPEAHRQIYTLLLGYLEKPAYREFARHVNFIIIRGTYEQHSVIFNVDQFDAEVIRKGKLLAEHLQASPIPILSAFMFLDPSRSDYYFESRRPDAPLHFKKLFGPETLSVEVESRRFHYAPTGFSQVNLAIVPDLVRTVRGLLPQDPEGILLDLYCGYGLFGLSLVAGYHGVAGFDAAPGGIRAAEENLRHLLPGANVVFTTTAIDGRTLRRLLPEAPERKEYVVLDPPRQGTEKGVIETLAARRPAAVVHIFCGIEQLPREVPSWLSAGYRIDRVVPLDLFPGTANLETCVLFTPRPAAPPQQAALPRPENAGRPAHRSRSHPQNGSGKPVRPRRPAPRSGAHPQDGSGKPARPRRPAPRSGSHPARRPGKHPIRRPDAQRGPGRKEAEK
- the efp gene encoding elongation factor P, with the translated sequence MAAISEFRNGMAIRFNNDIWIITEFQHVTPGNWRAMVRTKLKNAKTGRVIDNTFRMTDNIEAVRLDEKEMQYLYESDGNLYFMDTETYDQTFIPTEMLGDQTRFLKEGGMCFIRFLEGVALTAELPNFIDFNVIEAEPGVRGDSASNVTKYCTIETGAKILVPLFIKEGDVIKIDTRTGKYLERVARG